In the genome of Larimichthys crocea isolate SSNF unplaced genomic scaffold, L_crocea_2.0 scaffold17090, whole genome shotgun sequence, the window GAATAGTGCGACCACCCTGCCCCAGCTGAACCTTCCGTCTGAAAAGATCTCAGAGGCGACTCTCATGAACACGTCTCTTGATGTACTGAGCGAAGAGTCGTTTATCATCCTGggggaaaacaacatttatacaGTTACGACTCACAGTTACTCATGCCtgatggattttttaaaaagaactgacacacagacagatcgCTCACCTCTGGAGCTCTAAATCGGCTTCCAACTTGTCGTGGATCTGCAGCAGGTACTGGGCGATCGTCTTGTGGGTAAGGTCGCTCAGCTGTGCCCTTGGCACCAAAGTGTTGCTGTATCCATGACGTTGAACCCGCTCGTAGATGAAACTACACAGGcagatcagtgatcagtgtgaCTCTTTACCCAGTTCAATAAGCAAGTAGGCCAAACTTTATAGTACAGTccctgacaaaagtcttgtTGCTTGGGTACAAGTTGACCTTATGTGCCCCATAAATGTATTtctaatcaattttttttttacaagaaatggCTAATTTCAA includes:
- the LOC109138488 gene encoding apoptosis regulator BAX, whose protein sequence is FIYERVQRHGYSNTLVPRAQLSDLTHKTIAQYLLQIHDKLEADLELQRMINDSSLSTSRDVFMRVASEIFSDGRFSWGRVVA